The Thermosynechococcus sp. CL-1 genomic interval GGTAGCTGGCCGCCTGTGAGGATTGAGTGCTGTTCATTTTATGAAGCCCCGCATCTTAATCATTGATGATGATCCTGCGATCGCCGACGTCTTGGCAATAAACCTGCAAATGGCGGGCTACGAGGTCACTAAGTCCTTAGATGGGATGCAAGGGCAAGCCCTCGCCGTGCAACTTTCGCCCGATCTAATTCTCCTTGACCTGATGTTGCCCCAAGTGGATGGCTTCACCATTTGCCAACGCCTGCGGCGTGATCCGCGTACCCAAGATGTTCCGATTTTGATGCTGACGGCTCTGAGCCAAACCCATAACAAAGTGGAGGGGCTTAACGCGGGTGCCGATGACTACCTCACCAAGCCCTTTGAATTGGAGGAAATGCTGGCCCGGGTACGTGCTCTTTTGCGACGAGCCGATCGCATTCCGGCAACCGCAGGCCATCGTGAAATCCTCAGCTATGGGCCATTGACACTAGTGCCTGAACGGTTTGAGGTCTCTTGGTTTGGCAAAATTATTAAGCTGACGCGCCTTGAATTTGAACTGCTGCACTGCCTGCTGCAACGCCACGGCCAAACCGTTTCCCCCAGTGAAATTCTCAAGGAAGTCTGGGGCTACGATCCCGACGATGACATTGAAACCATCCGTGTCCATATCCGCCACCTGCGGACAAAACTAGAACCCGACCCCCGCAGTCCTCGCTATATCAAAACGGTGTATGGAGCCGGCTATTGCTTAGAGCTGCCGAGTCATATTGAACCCCCCAATGCGTCCTAGGAGGGGGATTCCGGTGCCTTCTCTGGACTCTGGGGGGGTAGTTGCAGCGGCTTGAGGGGAACCGCTTGGGCAAAGACCTGCTCATTGATGGTCTCGCCAATCTTGCTGAGGCGTTCTTCCACGGCTTGGCGAAAACTTTTTTGTAACGCGATGACCAAAGCATCAAAGTCCTTGATGGCAGGGTTGAGGGTAAGGGTGTCACCACTGGGGTGTAGTGTGCGCGTCAGAATACCCGCTTTGACATAGTTGGCGATCGCCCGCTTAATCCCCTGCTGACCAATGCGCTGCTGCTGCCGACGAGCTTGCTCAAGAATAATATTTATCATTCTCTCAAAAGGGGCATTGCGGGGACGATGGGCAATTAACCACTGTCCCACCTGAGTCAGTAAAAAATCTGCCGCCACTTCATCGGCAAAGATACCACGGTAGATCGAGACGGTGTGAATGGTTTGGGGACTGGAGGTGCGCAGGGTGTAGCGCTCAGGTAGGTTATTGCGCCAGCAGAGAATCGTTCTACCCAATTGACCATTCACCGCAACGCCAATTTGTAACTGATGGTGTGTGGTTAAGTAGGCCACTAATTCAGAGGGCTTGCAAAAGCCAAATCGCAGCGGATCCAATTGGGGGGCAACGGATCTCATTTCTAAAAATACGGTATTAAAGACCATACCCCTAGCCAATTCTCGCCGTCTTGTTGCATCAGTGGTGTAGTAGGAGAATAGCTCCAAAAGTTTTTCAGTTTCCCGTTGTTGAATCGCCAATGGCGGAATTTGTTCATAGTTCAACGGCTCAATGGGAAGACGCCGAGGTGAGGATGGCGCGGTGCGATTTTCTGGATTGGGTTGACGCGGGGGAGGCGTGCCGTTTCTGCCATTGGTGGCGGGGGCAGAATGAATGAAGGGATTCTCAAGGAAAATAAATTGGTGGCACACCCGCTGAAAGCTATCACTGGCGGCGTTACGGTAGGCACAGCCAATCACGGTTTTACCGTAATCCCGCAGGCGCAGGGCAATGGAGCCAAAGCCACCATCCCCGGAGATGAGTACAAAAGTATTGATGTCGGGATGTTGGTAGGCTAGATCAATGGCATCAAGGGCAAGTTGAATGTCCGCTGCATTCCGCTGATTGTGATTGCGACCATAGACGCCAACCCGCTCGATTTGCGATCGCTCCAGTTGAGCATTGAGGGCTTGGAGAATTTGATTTTGCCAGTTTCCATAGGCACGCTGGATGGCGATTTCCCCGAGATCAATAGTGCTTTTAATTGCCTCCAGAACGTTGTCTAGGGAAACAAGCTCATTCACTTTGGCGGGGTCTAGTCGCTGCCCTTGGTTAAAGACTAAGTTTTCAATATCGTAGAGGACAGCGGTTTTTAGGGCAGTTGCTGGGGGTTGGGGTCTTTGCAGAAGGGTTTGAATGGTTTGCAGAGCGGCACTCTGGGCGTGAATGGCTTCAATGAGTGGCTCAAGTTGCTGCGCCGTCGCCGTGTTAACAGCAGCGTCCCTTTGATTGTCCTTGAGGGTTTCCAGCCTCTGCATGATCTCGTTGTGAATCGGGTGCAGGGCTTCAGGAAGTGCTTGGTGCAGGTGCTGTTCAAGGTCAGTGAGTTGTTGGCGTTGTTGTGCCAGTTCTTGCAGCAGAAGTGCTTTGAGTTCGGTGGTCTCTGGGGAGGAGCAGAGGACGGTGTGAATGTCTCGAATGAGGCGATCGCTACGGCGTTGGTTCTTTTCAATAAGGGGCGCACCCGCAAGGGCACCGATGCCACTCCCTAAAAGGGTTGCTAAGGGTTGTTGGGGTTGAATCAGTGTGGCAATACCACCGAGGGCGATCGCGCTAACAGGAGCAATGAACCAAAGCTCTGGCTTCATTCAAAATGTGATAGGAATTACACGAATTAGGAAAATATGATAGCAAAAAATGTTTAGACACTGAGTTGGGCTTGGCGCAGTTGGCCACAGGCGGCTTGCCGATCCAGACCCCGCGATCGCCGAATACTGGCAGTAACCCCTAGGGCTTGCAGTTGGCTGAGAAATTGCCGCAAACGCTGCTCGGTGGGACGTTGATAGGCTGCCTCAGTAATGGGATTGTAGGGAATCAGATTGACATGGCTCTGAAAGCCCCGCAATAGCTGTGCTAGCTCCTCGGCGTGCTGGGGGCGATCGTTGACCCCCGCCAGAACCGTATATTCAAAGGTGATGCGGCGCCCCGTTTGCTGCACATAGGCACGACAATCGGCAATCAGTTGGCTGAGGGGATAGTGCTTGGCGCTGGGAATGAGCTGCTCCCGTAGGCCTTGGTTGGGGGCATGGAGGCTGACGGCAAGGGTGATTTGCAATTGATATTGTGCCAGTCGCTGAATTTGTTGGGGAATACCAACCGTTGAGAGGGTAATGTGCCGCTGACCAATACCAATGTCGCGGTTGAGACAGGTGACGGCCTGCAGGACAGCCTTTAGGTTCAGCAGGGGTTCCCCCATACCCATAAACACCACATGGCTGACGCGGCGCTCCATTTCACTTTGGATGGTGAGTACCTGATCGATGATTTCATGGCTCGCCAGATTGCGGCGATAGCCCCCTTTGCCCGTGGCACAAAAATCACAGGCCATTGGACAACCCACTTGGGAAGATACACACACCGTCAGGCGATCGCCACTGGGAATGCCCACCGTTTCAATGGTTTCGCCATCGGCTAAGGTCAACAGAAGCTTGACAGTGCCATCTTGGGCATCATGGCGATAGCGAACTTGAGAGCGGCCAATTTCTACCTCAGCGAGAGCGTCACGCCACTGCTTGGGAAAAACCGTAATCTCTTGGAGCGATCGCGCCCCCTTTTGATAGAGCCACTGATGGAGTTGTTGCGCCCGATAGCCGGGCTGCCCTTGGGCTTCGACCCATGCTTTCAACTCTACTGCGGACTGTCCCAGCAGCGCCATAGTGTTCAACCGCTTCACTTCCCCTTGATCCTAACAAACTGCCAACCTGCTCTTTTCTGGAATAGGGGCACAAGAAAGAACGCTGAGGCGCTGGGACAATTGCTTTGCAGTTTTGCTAAGAGCAGTTAATCTTTCTCTTGCTGACGGGTCAGCAGCACTAAAATTTGCGAGACCCCAGAGAATGCCAGCTGAGTTTTGTCCAAGATTGTGGCGCATGCAAGCACCTCTGGACTCAAATATTCTCCGAACGCACCGATATTCAAATACAGCCCCTTGACTAGGTTTGAGAGTTTTTGTTAGATTTAGAGGTGCTTGAAAATCTCTGAACCTATTCCCCAGAGCGGGATTGACAACTGAATACTGGCCGAGGCTAAAAATTTTACAGTCACAAAAAAACCAAGTGCCAGAGGTGCTTGAAAAGTGACTGTGCTAAGCTAGTCCTAGAGGCATTTCTAGGGCGCCGCTGTGCCTCTACCTTTGATGCCGTAAGGCGTTGAGCACATTCTGGGATCCTTATTTTCGGTCCCAAACCGAAGGAGTGCCTCTACCTTTGATGCCGTAAGGCGTTGAGCACTCACTGATCAGGGCGAGGAGACCGCCCTTGCGGCTGTGCCTCTACCTTTGATGCCGTAAGGCGTTGAGCACTCATCGTGCATGAACTTATGCACATTTTACTTTCTGTGCCTCTACCTTTGATGCCGTAAGGCGTTGAGCA includes:
- a CDS encoding response regulator transcription factor, coding for MKPRILIIDDDPAIADVLAINLQMAGYEVTKSLDGMQGQALAVQLSPDLILLDLMLPQVDGFTICQRLRRDPRTQDVPILMLTALSQTHNKVEGLNAGADDYLTKPFELEEMLARVRALLRRADRIPATAGHREILSYGPLTLVPERFEVSWFGKIIKLTRLEFELLHCLLQRHGQTVSPSEILKEVWGYDPDDDIETIRVHIRHLRTKLEPDPRSPRYIKTVYGAGYCLELPSHIEPPNAS
- a CDS encoding NYN domain-containing protein, coding for MKPELWFIAPVSAIALGGIATLIQPQQPLATLLGSGIGALAGAPLIEKNQRRSDRLIRDIHTVLCSSPETTELKALLLQELAQQRQQLTDLEQHLHQALPEALHPIHNEIMQRLETLKDNQRDAAVNTATAQQLEPLIEAIHAQSAALQTIQTLLQRPQPPATALKTAVLYDIENLVFNQGQRLDPAKVNELVSLDNVLEAIKSTIDLGEIAIQRAYGNWQNQILQALNAQLERSQIERVGVYGRNHNQRNAADIQLALDAIDLAYQHPDINTFVLISGDGGFGSIALRLRDYGKTVIGCAYRNAASDSFQRVCHQFIFLENPFIHSAPATNGRNGTPPPRQPNPENRTAPSSPRRLPIEPLNYEQIPPLAIQQRETEKLLELFSYYTTDATRRRELARGMVFNTVFLEMRSVAPQLDPLRFGFCKPSELVAYLTTHHQLQIGVAVNGQLGRTILCWRNNLPERYTLRTSSPQTIHTVSIYRGIFADEVAADFLLTQVGQWLIAHRPRNAPFERMINIILEQARRQQQRIGQQGIKRAIANYVKAGILTRTLHPSGDTLTLNPAIKDFDALVIALQKSFRQAVEERLSKIGETINEQVFAQAVPLKPLQLPPQSPEKAPESPS
- the rlmN gene encoding 23S rRNA (adenine(2503)-C(2))-methyltransferase RlmN, whose translation is MALLGQSAVELKAWVEAQGQPGYRAQQLHQWLYQKGARSLQEITVFPKQWRDALAEVEIGRSQVRYRHDAQDGTVKLLLTLADGETIETVGIPSGDRLTVCVSSQVGCPMACDFCATGKGGYRRNLASHEIIDQVLTIQSEMERRVSHVVFMGMGEPLLNLKAVLQAVTCLNRDIGIGQRHITLSTVGIPQQIQRLAQYQLQITLAVSLHAPNQGLREQLIPSAKHYPLSQLIADCRAYVQQTGRRITFEYTVLAGVNDRPQHAEELAQLLRGFQSHVNLIPYNPITEAAYQRPTEQRLRQFLSQLQALGVTASIRRSRGLDRQAACGQLRQAQLSV